A section of the Aminiphilus circumscriptus DSM 16581 genome encodes:
- a CDS encoding [LysW]-aminoadipate kinase codes for MKGVVKLGGACGNECKGLVRELAERTRQGEQWLLVHGAGGAMNTLCEERGVPLRHVMSPSGYRSRFVGEVERELFETAASRVSRDLLWALRAEGVRGVALFPDLANTAEAERKDILRSVEDGRVRLLRGNWSGTVTRVETTLLEEAWRKGMLPVLPPLARDRESGKNLNVDGDRLAAVFAGALGAEVLLILSNVPGLLADPRDATTLIPSGSPETWDSLEKAAQGNMKRKLRACREALEAGVPRVILGDSRVRRPLEAALSGRGTHLWNSPSSTVLAG; via the coding sequence ATGAAAGGCGTGGTCAAACTCGGCGGCGCATGCGGCAACGAGTGCAAGGGGCTGGTTCGGGAGCTGGCGGAGCGAACGCGCCAAGGAGAGCAGTGGCTCCTCGTTCACGGCGCGGGGGGCGCCATGAACACCCTCTGCGAGGAACGGGGCGTTCCGCTGCGGCATGTGATGAGTCCCTCGGGATATCGGAGCCGCTTTGTCGGCGAGGTGGAGCGAGAGCTCTTCGAGACCGCCGCGTCCCGAGTGTCCCGAGATCTTCTCTGGGCCCTCCGCGCCGAGGGAGTCCGGGGCGTCGCGCTCTTTCCCGACCTGGCGAACACGGCGGAGGCGGAGCGAAAGGACATCCTCCGCTCCGTGGAGGACGGTCGGGTGCGGCTGCTCCGGGGAAACTGGAGCGGCACCGTGACACGGGTGGAGACGACGCTTCTCGAGGAGGCGTGGCGGAAGGGAATGCTTCCCGTCCTTCCACCGCTCGCCCGGGACCGAGAGAGCGGAAAAAACCTCAACGTGGACGGAGATCGTCTCGCCGCAGTCTTCGCGGGCGCCCTGGGCGCGGAGGTGCTGCTCATCCTCTCCAACGTTCCTGGGCTTCTGGCGGACCCGAGAGACGCCACGACGCTCATTCCCTCGGGAAGTCCCGAGACATGGGACTCCCTGGAGAAGGCGGCCCAGGGAAACATGAAACGCAAGCTTCGGGCCTGCCGGGAAGCCCTCGAAGCGGGCGTACCGAGGGTCATCCTCGGGGACAGTCGCGTGCGGCGTCCTCTGGAAGCGGCCCTCTCAGGAAGGGGAACGCATCTATGGAACAGTCCCTCCTCTACGGTTCTCGCGGGCTGA
- the lysW gene encoding lysine biosynthesis protein LysW: protein MAESERRAVCVVCEGSVALPENVLVGEILLCGDCGTELEVVSLDPVAVEEAPQVQEDWGE, encoded by the coding sequence ATGGCGGAATCGGAACGACGGGCGGTCTGTGTGGTCTGCGAGGGAAGCGTGGCGCTTCCCGAAAATGTTCTGGTGGGGGAAATCCTCCTCTGCGGGGACTGCGGCACCGAGCTTGAGGTGGTGTCCCTGGACCCGGTGGCGGTGGAGGAAGCCCCCCAGGTTCAGGAAGACTGGGGCGAGTAG
- the lysX gene encoding lysine biosynthesis protein LysX, which yields MGQARPLRIFHSRLRTEEKLLAEAARRLDIPVLLEDVTDDAWGDPSRTLSGDVVLARCIAHGHNESLAAFLETRGARVMNPSAVMRLCGDKLATTLALERAGVPQPAYRVAFSVEGALAAADELGYPLVMKPVSGSWGRLLAKVNDRDAAEALVEHKEHLGGRHGLFYLQEYVDKAEGYDLRAFVVGGEPLCAIRRRSDHWITNTARGGRAENHPLDTTLETLLRQVQEALGGDFLAVDLFASARGWLVNEVNDSAEFRNSIEPTGVDIPGAVVRHAWSLAAAA from the coding sequence ATGGGACAGGCACGCCCCTTGCGGATCTTTCATTCCCGCCTCCGCACGGAGGAGAAGCTCCTCGCCGAGGCGGCCCGGCGCCTGGACATTCCCGTTCTTTTGGAGGACGTGACGGACGACGCCTGGGGAGATCCCTCGCGGACTCTTTCTGGTGATGTCGTGTTGGCCCGGTGCATCGCCCACGGACACAATGAATCCCTCGCGGCCTTCCTGGAGACCCGGGGCGCACGGGTGATGAACCCCTCGGCGGTGATGCGGCTCTGCGGAGACAAGCTCGCCACGACCCTCGCCCTGGAGCGGGCCGGAGTGCCACAGCCCGCGTACCGCGTGGCCTTTTCCGTGGAGGGCGCCCTCGCCGCCGCGGACGAACTGGGCTATCCCCTGGTGATGAAACCCGTCTCGGGAAGCTGGGGACGCCTTCTGGCGAAGGTGAACGACCGGGACGCCGCGGAGGCTCTGGTGGAGCACAAGGAACATCTCGGAGGGCGACACGGCTTGTTCTACCTTCAGGAATACGTGGACAAAGCGGAGGGATACGACCTGCGGGCCTTCGTGGTGGGCGGAGAGCCGCTTTGCGCCATCCGGCGACGGAGCGACCACTGGATCACCAACACCGCCCGGGGAGGACGGGCGGAAAACCACCCTCTCGACACGACACTCGAAACCCTGCTGCGGCAGGTCCAGGAAGCTCTCGGAGGCGATTTTCTCGCGGTGGATCTTTTCGCCTCCGCCCGGGGATGGCTCGTGAACGAGGTGAACGACAGCGCGGAATTCCGCAATTCCATCGAACCCACCGGCGTGGACATTCCCGGCGCAGTGGTGCGCCACGCCTGGAGTCTTGCGGCGGCGGCCTAG
- the argC gene encoding N-acetyl-gamma-glutamyl-phosphate reductase — translation MRNVLTVAVWGGAGMTGGELLRLLARHPGFRVSRVISRSHAGHPVTSVHSHLRGAYDELRFSGPEETEDNTPDLAFLALPHGASLPVVQNYLSRGVRVVDLSADLRLADPERYARWYGHPHEAPELLSERVYGLPELHREELRQARCVSGVGCNATCAILGLLPLARAGVVEEAHLDLRVGSSEGGAEPSPGSHHPMRSRSLRVVTPFFHRHLAEVAQELALSEECLSLSLTAVELVRGVQLLASVRLSTPLSEGEIWSLYRNTYRNEPFVRCTAAKPTHLRLPDPRYVLGSNQVLVGFERHPGGRRLLAGCALDNLIKGAAGSALQSANLMAGFDETLGLDMMPVFPA, via the coding sequence ATGCGGAATGTACTGACCGTGGCCGTCTGGGGCGGCGCGGGCATGACCGGAGGCGAGCTGCTGCGCCTTCTTGCGCGCCATCCCGGATTTCGAGTGAGCCGGGTTATCTCCCGAAGCCATGCGGGGCATCCCGTGACGAGCGTCCATTCCCACCTCCGGGGCGCCTACGACGAGCTTCGTTTCTCCGGTCCGGAAGAGACCGAGGACAATACGCCGGATCTGGCGTTTCTGGCCCTTCCCCACGGCGCGTCTCTTCCAGTGGTGCAGAACTATCTTTCCCGCGGGGTCCGCGTGGTGGATCTCTCGGCGGACCTCCGCCTCGCCGACCCCGAACGCTACGCCCGGTGGTACGGTCATCCCCACGAGGCGCCGGAGCTGCTCTCGGAACGCGTCTACGGCCTTCCCGAACTGCACCGGGAGGAGCTGCGGCAGGCCCGGTGCGTCTCCGGAGTAGGGTGCAACGCCACCTGCGCCATTCTCGGACTCCTTCCCCTTGCCCGGGCAGGAGTGGTGGAGGAGGCCCATCTCGACCTGCGGGTGGGCTCCTCCGAGGGCGGAGCCGAGCCCTCTCCGGGGAGTCATCATCCCATGCGGAGCCGCAGCCTACGGGTGGTCACACCCTTCTTCCATCGGCATCTGGCGGAGGTCGCCCAGGAACTGGCGCTTTCCGAGGAGTGCCTTTCCCTCTCCCTCACGGCGGTGGAACTCGTCCGGGGCGTGCAACTCCTCGCCTCGGTTCGCCTTTCCACTCCATTGAGCGAGGGGGAGATCTGGAGCCTCTACCGGAACACCTACAGAAACGAGCCCTTCGTGCGGTGCACCGCCGCGAAGCCGACCCATCTGCGCCTTCCCGATCCGCGCTACGTCCTCGGAAGCAACCAGGTGCTAGTTGGCTTTGAACGACATCCCGGAGGCAGGCGGCTTCTCGCGGGGTGTGCCCTGGACAATCTGATCAAGGGCGCCGCGGGAAGCGCACTGCAGTCCGCGAACCTCATGGCGGGCTTCGACGAAACCCTCGGTCTGGACATGATGCCGGTCTTCCCGGCCTAG
- a CDS encoding aspartate aminotransferase family protein, translated as MEQSLLYGSRGLTVLSGSGDRVTDATGREYVDFLAGHGAALFGHAHPRLRLALEEAAASPWTIGAGLSSPFRERFLADLESVLPESRAFLCNSGTEAVEAALKLLRVVHPGRRRILALRRAFHGRTLGALGLTFNPRYRAPWKEWLLSVEHLEPEQLPDAVDEHVAAVFVEPVQGEGGMATLSAGVGKALTEACRRWGALLVADEIQTGWGRCGALLASSRTGLDPDLVCLAKGLAGGLPAGALLWRRRLGSFPPGGHGSTYGGNPLVCAVGHAAFGLLQEGLLERADALGKIFRDALGAISSPRITGVLGLGLLVGVSLDEPAAPIVTALQERGVLALSSGPKAVRFLPPLSASEESVRRAVAALADLLSAA; from the coding sequence ATGGAACAGTCCCTCCTCTACGGTTCTCGCGGGCTGACCGTTTTGTCCGGCTCGGGAGACCGGGTGACGGACGCGACGGGACGGGAGTACGTGGATTTTCTCGCCGGGCATGGCGCGGCCCTCTTCGGGCACGCTCATCCCCGCCTTCGCCTCGCGCTGGAGGAGGCCGCGGCATCTCCCTGGACCATCGGCGCAGGGCTCTCCTCTCCCTTTCGGGAGCGTTTCCTCGCAGATCTGGAGTCGGTGCTCCCCGAGAGCCGGGCCTTTCTCTGCAACAGCGGCACCGAGGCGGTGGAGGCGGCGCTGAAGCTCCTCCGGGTGGTCCATCCCGGGCGGAGGCGCATTCTCGCTCTCCGCCGGGCCTTTCACGGCCGCACCCTGGGCGCGTTGGGGCTGACCTTCAATCCACGGTACCGCGCTCCCTGGAAGGAGTGGCTCCTTTCCGTGGAGCATCTGGAGCCGGAACAACTTCCGGACGCCGTGGACGAGCACGTGGCGGCGGTCTTCGTGGAGCCCGTCCAGGGCGAGGGAGGCATGGCCACCCTTTCCGCCGGGGTGGGCAAGGCTCTCACCGAGGCATGCCGCCGGTGGGGCGCGCTCCTCGTTGCCGACGAGATCCAGACCGGATGGGGGCGCTGCGGTGCGCTCCTCGCCTCTTCCAGGACAGGGCTCGACCCCGATCTGGTCTGCCTCGCCAAGGGGCTCGCGGGGGGACTTCCCGCAGGGGCTCTTCTGTGGCGCCGGCGGCTCGGCTCTTTCCCCCCGGGAGGGCACGGCTCCACCTACGGAGGCAACCCGCTGGTCTGCGCGGTGGGACACGCCGCCTTCGGCCTGCTCCAGGAAGGCCTGCTCGAGCGGGCGGATGCCCTCGGGAAGATCTTTCGTGACGCCCTCGGGGCGATTTCCTCGCCCCGGATCACCGGCGTGCTCGGCCTGGGGCTTCTGGTGGGGGTGTCTCTCGACGAGCCCGCAGCTCCCATCGTGACGGCTCTGCAGGAACGGGGCGTTCTCGCCCTTTCCTCAGGACCCAAGGCGGTGCGCTTTCTCCCGCCTCTTTCCGCCTCGGAGGAAAGCGTCCGACGCGCCGTGGCCGCTCTCGCGGACCTTCTCTCGGCGGCGTGA